The Sedimentibacter sp. zth1 DNA segment CACAACAGCAGAAGAAATAAATAAAAAAATAAAAGAAAATTCTAATGAAACTTTAGGATATACTGAAGATCCAATAGTTTCTAGTGATATAGTAGGATGCAGATATGGAAGTTATTTTGATGCTTTATCTACTAATATTATGGATGTTGACGGTGAACAATTGATTAAAATATTAGCATGGTATGACAATGAAATGTCATATACAGCACAACTCGTTAGAACAACTCAATATATTGCAAAATTCATATAGAAAACTCAATGTGACATACTAATAATAAATAGTATGTAATAAAGTGCAATAATATCATATTTAATGTTGCACTTTATTATATAAAGAGTTAAAATATAATTGTATGCGGATTAAATAATTATAAAAATCAAGGAGTTTGAAATGAATAAAAAAGGACTAAAGGATATTAACATTAAAAATAAAAAAGTATTGGTTAGATGTGATTTTAACGTTCCAATTGATTCAGATGGAAATATCACAGATGATATAAGAATTGTAAGTGCTCTTCCTACTATTAATTACTTATTGGAAAATGGCGCTGCAGTTATATTAATGTCTCACTTGGGAAGACCAGCTGGAGAACCAAATCCTAAATATTCTTTGTTACCTGTTGCAAAAAGACTTGAACAATTAATGAAAAAAGAAATTATTTTTGAAGATTGTGATGTTGTAGTTGATGAAAGTGTTAAAAATGATGCTAAAAAATTAATGCCCGGTCAAATTATGCTGTTGCAAAATACCAGATACAAAAAAGAGGAAACTAAAAATGGCGAAGAATTAGCCGAAAATTTAGCATCTCTTGCCGATATATATGTTAATGATGCTTTTGGTACAGCACATAGAGCACATTCTTCGAATGTTGGTGTATGTAAATTCTTGCCTTCATCTGTAGGGTTCTTAGTGGAAAAAGAGATTTCTATCATGGGTAAAGCAATTTCAAATCCTGAAAGACCTCTTACAGCTATACTAGGTGGATCAAAAGTTTCAGATAAAATAAATGTTATTGAAAACCTATTAAATATAGCTGATAATGTTATTATTGGTGGAGGAATGTCTTTTACATTTTTGCATGCTATGGGCAATAACGTTGGAAAATCTTTGCTAGAAGAAGATAAAGTTGAATTAGCAAAGAATATTTTAGCTAAAGCAAAAGAAAAAAATGTTTCTTTATATCTACCATTAGATGTAGTAGTAGCAAAAGAGTTTAAAAACGATACAGAATTTTATAATTGTGATGTAAATAGTATTCCATCGGATTATATGGGATTAGATATAGGACAAAAGACAATTGAATTATTTAGTGATGTTATAAAGAAATCTAAAACTATCATTTGGAATGGACCTATGGGAGTCTTTGAGATGGATAATTTTGCTAAGGGTACAAATGAATTAGCATTAGAAATTTCAAAAAATTCACAAGCCGTATCAATTATCGGTGGTGGAGATAGTGCAGCAGCTGTTGAAAAAGCAGGATTAGCTGATAAAATGACACACATATCAACTGGTGGAGGAGCATCACTTGAATTTTTAGAAGGTAAGGTATTACCAGGAATTGATGCAGTAAATGATAAATAATAATTTGGAGGAAATATGAGAAGACCGTTAATTGCAGGAAATTGGAAAATGAATACTACTATTAATGAAGGGGTAGCTCTAGCAAAAGGATTAGTAGATTTCTCTAAAACCTTAAACAAGGATAGAGATATATTGATTTGTGTACCTTTTACAGCATTATATGCTATCAAACAGGTTGTAGATGGTAGCAAAGTAAGGCTAGGTGCTCAAAATATGTACTTTGAAGAAAAAGGTGCATTTACGGGAGAAATATCTCCAGTTATGTTACAAGATATTGGAGTGGACTATGTATTAATTGGGCATTCAGAAAGAAGACAATATTTTAATGAAACTGATGAACTATTAAATAAAAAAATAAAAGCAGCTTTGAGTCATAATCTTAAACCAATTTTGTGTGTTGGTGAAACTCTGGAACAAAGAGAGAAAAAAATAGAGAAAGAAACTATCAAAAAGCAAATTGTAAATGGATTATTGGGTATTAGTGCTGATGAAATGAAAAAGATTACAGTAGCCTATGAGCCTATTTGGGCTATTGGCACTGGAAAAACAGCTACAAGTGAGCAGGCACAAGAAATGATATTATATATTAGAAATATTTTAAAAGATATTTATGGAGAAGAAATAAGTGATAATACTATTATTCAGTATGGTGGTAGTGTTAAAGGTCAAAACGCTTCTGAAATAATGTCAAAATCAGATATAGATGGTGCTTTAGTTGGTGGTGCTAGTTTAAAACTGGAAGATTTTATACAAATTATAAGCTACTAGGAGTTGATACAATGAGAAAATTAACAGCTTTAATTATTTTGGATGGATGGGGAATAGGAAAAGATTATTATGGAAATGCTGTTAGTAAAGCAAATACATATAATTACGATTTTCTTATTAGAAAATTTCCAAATACTGCACTTGAAGCAAGCGGGCTATCTGTTGGATTGCCAGAAGGCCAGATGGGGAATTCAGAAGTTGGTCATACAAACATTGGTGCTGGTAGAATAATTAATCAAGAATTAGTTAGAATTACTAGGCAAATAGAAAATAAAGAGTTTTTTAAAAATTCTACTATTAATAATTTGGTAGACTATGTAAATGAAAATAATAAAACATTGCATTTATTTGGTTTGCTATCAGATGGTGGGGTACATAGTCATATTAAGCATTTATTTGGTATACTTGAACTTTGCAAGCAAAGAAATGTTAAGGACGTGCAAATTCATTGTTTTATGGATGGTAGAGATGTTTCTCCAATAAGTGGAATTAGCTATATAAAGATGCTTCAGGACAAGATTAATGAGCTAGGTGTGGGCAAAATATCTACTATTATGGGAAGATATTATGCAATGGATAGAGACAAAAGATGGGAAAGAATAGAGGAAGCGTACGATGCTTTAACAAAAGGCGTTGGTATAGTTAGATGTGATGCTTGTAAAGCTATAGAAGAATCATACGATAAGAAAATTACAGACGAATTTATAAAGCCAATTTTAATCGAACAAGAAGATTCAAGGCTTGGTATTGTTAAAGAGGACGACGGAATTATATTTTACAATTATAGACCTGATAGAGCTCGTCAAATTACCAGAACTTTTGTAGATGATGAGTTTGATGGCTTTGAAAGAAATAAGCTTAATGTAAAATTTGTTTGTATGACACAATATGATAAAACTATTGAAAATGTAGAAATAGCTTTCAAACCACAACCTGAAATAGAAAATACTTTAGGTGAATATGTTAGCAAAATGGGATTGCAACAGCTTAGAATAGCTGAAACAGAAAAGTATGCTCATGTAACATTTTTCTTTAATGGAGGAATAGAAGCGCCTTATGAGAATGAGGATAGGATTTTAATTTCTTCACCAAAGGTTGCAACATATGACTTGCAGCCAGAGATGAGTGCTATTGAAGTTAAAAACGAAATCATAAAGCAAATAGAAAAATCTAAATATGATTTAATGATTATAAATTTTGCAAATCCTGATATGGTTGGTCATACAGGAGATATAAATGCTACTATGGAAGCAATTGAAATAGTAGACAAGTGTTTAGGTGAAATTGTTAATTTGATAATAAAAACAGGCGGGAAGGCTGTAATTACAGCTGATCATGGTAATTGTGAAGTTATGATTGATGAAAGTACTGCATTGCCAATTACAAAACATACTACAAATAAAGTACCGTTGATTATTGTAGATAGAAATAAAAAATTTAAATTAAGACAAGATGGAGTTTTAGGAGATATTGCTCCTACTGTTTTAGAACTTTTAGGTTTAAAAAAACCTGTTGAAATGACAGGAAATTCATTGATTATTCATTAAATAATAAAATAAATTAATCTTTTGGAGGATAAAAATGTCAATAATAACAAACATTCATGCTAGAGAAATATTAGACTCAAGAGGAAATCCAACTGTTGAAGTTGAAGTTTGGACTGAAAGTGGTGGATTTGGTAGAACAGGTATACCATCAGGTGCATCGACAGGTATATATGAAGCTGTTGAGTTAAGAGACGGAGATAAATCAAGATATTTAGGTAAAGGCGTTACAAAGGCTGTTGCAAATGTTAATGACCTTATAGCTCCTGAAATAATAGGCATGGATGCATTAGAACAAGTAGAAATAGATCAAAGACTTATTGAATTAGATGGAACTTCTAATAAAGGAAAATTTGGTGCTAATGCTATTCTTGGAGTTTCAATTGCTTGTGCAAAGGCTAGTGCTAATCTTTTAGGATTACCATTATATAAATACATAGGTGGAGTAAATGCGAAATTATTGCCAGTACCTATGATGAATATACTAAATGGTGGAGATCATGCTGACAATAATGTTGATATACAAGAGTTTATGGTTATGCCAGTTGGAGCATGTTGTTTCAAAGAAGCTCTAAGAATGGGAGCTGAAGTATTCCATAACTTAAAAGCTGTTTTGAAATCAAAAGGTCTTAATACTGCTGTTGGTGATGAAGGTGGATTCGCTCCAAACTTATTATCTAATGAGGAAGCGTTCAAAAATATAGTTGAAGCTATTGAAAAAGCTGGATATGTACCTGGAAAAGATATTATGCTTGCAATAGACACTGCTTCAAGTGGATTATATGATGAAAAAACTAAAACATATACTTTATCTGGTGAAGGCAAAACATATACACAACAAGAATTTGTTGATTTTTACGCTGATTTAGTTAGTAAATATCCAATTATTTCAATTGAAGATGGTATGGCAGAAGATGACTGGGAAGGATGGAGTTTATTAACTCAAAAATTAGGTAAAAAAGTACAAATAGTTGGTGACGATTTATTTGTTACAAATACTGAAAGATTAAAAAGAGGTATCACAGAAGGTGTTGCTAATTCTATACTAATAAAATTAAATCAAATAGGAACAATTACTGAAACTTTAGATGCGATAGAGATGGCTAAAAGAGCTGGATACACAGCAGTTGTTTCACATCGTTCTGGAGAAACAGATGACACAACTATTGCTGACTTGGTTGTTGCAATCAACGCAGGACAAATAAAAACTGGAGCTCCATCAAGAATAGATAGAGTTGCTAAATATAATCAATTATTAAGAATAGAAGAAATGTTGGATTCAACTTCTCAATATAATGGATTAGATGTTTTTTATAACTTAAATAAATAAATTACTTATATTATAAGACACAATTATAGTTATAATTTGTGTCTTATAAAATTTATTGAAATTAAATATTTTTATTGATTTTATAATTTGTGTATGGTATAATCCATATGTTAAAACGAAGATTTTTTAGGAGGTGGGTAAATAATATGCTAAAAATTATTGTAATAATATTATTACTTCTTGCTAGTTTAGTTCTAATTGCAAGTATTTTACTTCAATCAGGTAAACAAGCAGGGTTATCAGGTGAAATCGCAGGTGGCGCGGAATCATTATGGGGAAGAAATAAAGGAAGAAGTTTTGAAGGAAAATTAGAAAAAGCTACAACAATATCTGCCATAATATTTGTTGCTGCATCATTGATTTTAGTTGCAATTCAATAATTAATATATATTAGTTAAGACGAAAAAACTATATAGTTTTTTCTCTTTTTTAATGTACATATAGTTAATTATAAATTAAATTATTAAATATTTTTGGAGGATTCATAAAATGGAATCATTGCTTTTTATAGCTCCAATTATTGGAGTTCTTGCATTGCTTTATGCATATTATAAAGCTGCAACAATTAACAAGGTAAGTGCGGGTACTGACAGAATGAAAGAAATTTCCTCTTACATTCATGAAGGTGCTATGGCATTTTTAACAAGAGAATATAAAACATTATTTATATTCGCAATCGTTTTATTCGTTATTTTAGGATTTGGTATCAACTGGCAAACAGCTATATGCTTCGCAATAGGAGCAATATTCTCAGCTTTAGCTGGATTCTTTGGAATGACTGTTGCTACAAAGGCAAATGTTAGAACTGCTAATGCAGCTAAAGAATCTGGAATGAACAAAGCATTAAATATCGCCTTTTCAGGTGGTGCTGTTATGGGAATGGTTGTTGTTGGATTAGGATTATTAGGACTTGGAACTCTATGGTTAGTATTTACTAGAGTATTTGGAGTAAGCACAGATACTGTTGCTACATATTTAACAGGTTTTGGACTTGGTGCTTCATCAATAGCTTTATTTGGACGTGTTGGCGGTGGTATTTATACTAAAGCAGCAGACGTTGGAGCTGACCTAGTTGGTAAAGTTGAAGCTGGTATTCCAGAGGATGATCCAAGAAATCCTGCAGTTATTGCTGATAATGTTGGAGATAATGTTGGAGACGTTGCAGGTATGGGCGCTGACTTATTTGAATCATATGTTGGTTCAATCATTTCTGCTATAACATTAGGATCTATCGCATTTGCTGATGGTGGAAAAGGTATAATATTTGCATTATTATTACCAGCAGTTGGTATTGTTGCATCTATTATAGGAACATTATTTGTAAGAGGAAAAGAAGGTGGAAATCCACAGAAAGCTTTAGATGCGGGTACTTATATAAGTTCAGCAATTGTTATAGTAGCAGCTTTCTTCTTATCTAAGTATGTATTAGATGATGTTAGACCATTTGGAGCTATTGTTATAGGATTAGCTGTTGGTTTAATTATTGCAAAAATAACTGAATACTATACTTCACAAGAGTATAAACCAGTTAAAGGAATAGCTGACCAATCTGAAACAGGTGCGGCTACAACAATTATAAGTGGTTTATCAGTAGGTATGATGTCAACTGCATTGCCAATTATAGTTTTAGCAGCAGGTATCATCGGTGCATTCTTTGTTGCTGGTGGAGCTTCAAGTGCTTCTTTAGGATTGTTTGGTATCTCTTTAGCAGCAGTAGGTATGTTATCAACAGCTGGTATGACAGTTGCAGTTGATGCTTATGGTCCTATCGCTGATAATGCTGGTGGTATTGCAGAAATGTGTGAATTACCTCACGGCGTTAGAGAAATAACAGACAAACTTGACTCAGTTGGAAATACTACAGCAGCTATAGGTAAAGGATTTGCAATAGGTTCTGCAGCATTAACTGCATTAGCATTGTTTGCATCTTATACACAAGTTGCTAATATTGCATCAATCAACTTAACTGATCCTACAGTTATTGCAGGTGTATTTATAGGTGGTATGTTACCATTCTTATTCTCAGCTATCACTATGAGTGCTGTTGGTAAAGCAGCTTTTGCTATGATAGAAGAAGTTAGAAGACAATTTAAAGAACTTCCTGGAATAATGAAAGGTACTGACAAACCTGATTATACAAGATGCGTTGATATAAGTACTACAGCAGCATTAAGAGAAATGGTTATACCAGGTCTTTTAGCAGTTATTGTTCCATTATTAGTAGGTTTCTTACTTGGTAAAGAAGCATTAGGTGGATTATTAGCTGGTGGTTTAGTTTGTGGTGTATTGATGGCTATTATGATGGCTAACGCTGGTGGCGCTTGGGACAATGCTAAAAAATACATTGAATCAGGTGTTCATGGTGGAAAAGGCAGTGATGCTCATAAAGCAGCAGTAGTTGGAGATACAGTAGGTGATCCATTTAAAGATACTTCAGGACCATCTATCAATATTCTAATTAAACTTATGACAATAGTTGCTTTAGTATTCGGTACAGTTATTGCTGAACATGGTGGAATACTAATTAATTTAATTAAATAATTATTTTAGATAATAAATAATTTATAAGGAGAAGGCTAGTTTTTCTAGCCTTCTTTTTTTATATACTGGGAAAATTCTACTCCTAGTATATAAAAAAAGAGGATTGCAAAGGACGGGACGTTCTTGCCTTTAAGGGGGGTGCTCAGTAAAATGCTTATGAAGTAGGCATTTTTACGCCGAAGGGGGACATAGGTCCCCCTAGCGGAGTTGCATAGCAACTTTTTGTGCAAATTTTTAACTAATTAATAAAGTTAACATATAATAGTAAAGGGGTAAATATGATATTAAATATTGATGGAATTAATGTTAATTACATAGATGAGGGAAATGGCACAAATATATTATTACTACATGGTTGGGGAGCAAATATTCAAACAATGCTACCCATATTTAATATGCTTAAAAGTAAATGTAGGGTTATAGCACTTGATTTGCCTGGCTTTGGTGAGAGTGATAGACCACCTTTACCATGGAATAGTAATGATTATGCTATTTGTGTTAAAAAATTTATAGATGTCTTAGGTGTAAAAAAAGTAATTTTATTTGGTCATTCACATGGTGGCAGAGTTTCCATAATATTATCTTCGCTGTTTTGTGATCTAGTAGATAAGCTTGTACTTATTGATAGTGCTGGTGTTAAACCAAAAAGGAAAATTGGATATTATTTTAAAATTTATAAATATAAGCTGCTTAAAAAAATATATTTACAATTTTTAGGTAGTGAAAACAGAAAAAACAGATTAGAAAAATTCTATAGAAAATATGGTTCAAATGATTATAAAAATACAGATGGTGTTATGCGTAAAACAATAGTAAAGGTTATAAATGATAATGTTGAGTCTTTGCTATCTAATATTTGTTGCCCAACACTTCTAGTATGGGGTGAAAACGACAGCGATACACCACTTTATATGGGTGAAAAATTGAATAAAAAAATTAAAGACAGCGGATTAATAATTTTAAAAAATGCAGGTCATTATTCATATGTGGATGATTATAAAACCTTTAGGGCTGTTATACAATCATTTTTAAGTAAAGAATTAAGTTAATTATTGATAGGGGGAAAAAATGTGAGTATAATTATATTTTTATTTACTACTGTAGCATGGTTTTTTTTGATTTTTAAGAGTATTCTGAATTATTTGCACATATTACAGCTAGAAGGATATAGTATTAGTAAATTTCAAAAGTGGGCAGATTCAAACCAAAAAAAAATATATTCAAAGTTAAGTATAAGTTTTATCAATATTTCGTTTTTTTTAACGCTTATGTTTATGTTATTTTATAATTCAGTGATAGTTAGAGAACTTACGTTGCTATCATACGTAGTATTATATTTTGTAACTTATATTAGATTAAAATACAACAAAAAGAATACAAAAAAGCCTTTTATATATACTAAGAGAGCAAAAAGATTGGTTGTAATATCAATTTCAAGAATAATTATATTGTATATGTTGACATTGGTACTTGTATATATTTTTTGTGATAGTGTTATTGAATACCTTCCAGTAAGTGCTTCGTTACTAAGTATCATATATTTTTTTAATATAAATATAGCAATATCTAGTAATAAAATAGCTTTACCTCTAGAAAATAGAATAAATAAGCATTTTTTCAATCTTGCTTATAAAAAAATAAGGAGCTTCGATAAATTAGTTGTAGTTGGTATTACAGGTAGCTATGGAAAAACAAGTACAAAGTTTGTAACATCTACAATTTTGCAGGAAAAATATAAAGTGATAAAAACACCGGAAAGTTATAATACACCTATGGGTATTAGTAAAGTAATTAATAACGATATACATGAGAGTCACCAAATTTTTGTAGCAGAACTTGGTGCTACAAAAATTGGTGATATAAAGGAGATAGCTGAGCTTACTAACCCTAATATAGCTATAATTACATCAATAGGACCTTGCCATTTGGAATCTTTTGGTTCTATTGAAAACATTAAAAAAACTAAATACGAAGTTATAGAAAATCTATCTGATGATGGAATTGCTATTTTCAATTACGATAATGAATACTTAATAGATTTGGCTGATAAAACTAAAAATAAAAAATTGTTGTACGGAACTGAAAATATTGATAAATTAGATGTTTATGCTTCGGATATAATAGTGGACGATGGAGGTTCAACATTTATGTTGAATATTAGGAATTTTGGTAGCATACAATGTCATACACAATTACTTGGAAAGCATAATATACTAAATATACTTGCTGGTGTTTGTGTTGCTACTATTTTTGAGATGAGTTTATTAGAGATAAAAATGGGTATTTCTAGAATAATATCAGTTAAGCATAGATTACAGCTTATTGACCCGAAAACTGGTATTTTGGTTATTGATGATGCTTTTAATTCTAACCCTGATGGAGCATCTGCAGCACTTGAAGTGTTGGGTCAATTTGAAAATAAAAGAAAAATTATAATTACACCCGGTATGGTTGAGCTTGGTAGTGTAGAATATGAAGAAAATTATAAATTTGGAGAGAAAATATCTACAATTTGTGATATAGTTATATTAGTTGGTAAAAAAAGAACTATGGCTATATTAGCTGGACTTCGCAAAAATAATTTTAATCTTCAAAATATATATTATTCTTTATCACCTCAACAGACTTCATCAATAATCAAAGATGTTACAAGACCTGGCGATGTAATATTGTTTGAAAATGATTTGCCAGATACATATGACGAGAATTAATTGAGTTATGTATATGGGGGTTATATATTGAAAAAAATAATTGGAATTTTAATAGGTGGAAAATCGGTTGAGCATGAAGTTTCTATTGTTACAGGTTTACAAGTATTTGATAATATTGACAGAGAAAAATATGAACCAGTTATGATATATATTAATAGTGATGGAAAATGGTTCATTGGAAAATGCTTAAATAATATCAATAATTATAAAAGTAAGTCATTGGATGATGCAATAGAAGTTATACCATATGGAGTTAATCAAAGACTTGTATTAGTAGAAAATTGTAAAAAAAGGCGAAGTTTGTTTTCAAAGAATTCTAAACAAGTAGTTATAGACATTGTATTTCCAGCCGTTCATGGAACAAATTGTGAAGATGGAACATTACATGGCTTTTTCCAAATGAACAACATACCATGTGCTTTTGGAAATACACTTAGCTCTGCAATTGGTATGGATAAGGTAATAATGAAAAAAATATTTAAATCAGATGGATTACCAATACCTGATTTTACTTGGTTTTATAATAATGAATATATAGATAATGCACAAATAGTATTGGATAATGCAGAAAAACTTGGGTATCCACTAATTGTTAAACCTTCAAATTTAGGATCTAGTGTTGGTATTAATAAAGCTAGCAATAGAAATGAGTTGATATTTGCTATTGAGGTTGCATTGTCATATGATAAAAAAATTATAATAGAAGAGTGTATTGAAAATGCAAGAGAAATTAATTGTGCTATACTGGGATATGAAAATTATCTTGTATCTTCAATGTGCGAAGAACCTCTTGGCTGGAAAGATTTTCTGACATTTGAGGATAAGTATATGAGTGGAGAAAAAAATAGCGATATTGAAAAAAGAAAAATACCAGCAGATATAGACACAAAAGCAACTGAAAATATTAAGAAATATGCAAAACAAGCTTTTAAATCAATTGATTGCGAAGGAAATGCTAGAATAGATTTTTTGTATGATGGTAATAATATTTATATTAATGAAATTAATACAATACCAGGTTCAATAGCATTTTATATGTGGGAATATTCACAAATTAAATTTAGTGAACTAATTACTAAAATACTTGATATTGCAGAAATTTGCAACAATGATAGAGCTTCAAAAATAATAAATTATGATATAGATTTGTTAAACAATATGACAAAGTATAATAAATGCAAGTAAATTTGCATTAATATAACGGAGGAAAAAATGAATTTTAAAGAAAAAATATTAGCTTTTATGTTAGACGAAGAATATAGGCCTTTAACTTTTAAGCAGCTGTGTGATTTGCTTGAGGTTGAAAGTAGTATGAGAAAAGAATTATTAAGACTTCTAAATGAGTTGGAAGAAGAGGGTAAAATCCTACTGACAAATACAGAGAGATATGCGATTCCAGAAAAAATGGGATTAATAATGGGTGTTATAGAGGGAAATCAAAAGGGATATGGATTTTTGATTCCTAATAATAAAGATATTAGGGATATATTCATATCTCCTGTTGACTTAAATGGTGCTATGCATGGTGACAAAGTTTTTGTTAAAAGTGATGGAAACTCATATGATGACAAAAGTCCAGAAGGTAAAGTTGTCAAAATACTTGAAAGAGTGAATAAAACAATTATTGGTGCATTCCAACAAAGTAAAAGTTTTGGGTTTGTTGTTCCAGATGATAATAAAATAGGTGGCGATATCTTTATATCCAAAGGAGATTTTAATGGCGCAAAAAATAACCAAAAAGTAGTAGTTAAAATTACCGAATGGCCTAAAGGAAGAAGAAGTGCAGAAGGTGAAATCATTGAAGTCATTGGAAATCAAGAAGATACAAAAACGCATATAGATGCAGTACTTATAAGACATAAAGTAAGACAGTTCTTTTCGGCTGATGTATTGTCTCAAGCTAAAGGAATAGAAAAAGAAATACCAGATTCAGAAATAAAAAGGCGTAAAGATTTAAGAAATGAAATAATTATAACTATTGATGGCAAAGATGCTAAAGATTTAGATGATGCAGTATCGGTAGTTAAAATTGATGATAATAAATATAAACTTGGTGTACACATAGCAGATGTTACTCATTATGTTAAAGAAAATAGCAAA contains these protein-coding regions:
- the murF gene encoding UDP-N-acetylmuramoyl-tripeptide--D-alanyl-D-alanine ligase, which produces MSIIIFLFTTVAWFFLIFKSILNYLHILQLEGYSISKFQKWADSNQKKIYSKLSISFINISFFLTLMFMLFYNSVIVRELTLLSYVVLYFVTYIRLKYNKKNTKKPFIYTKRAKRLVVISISRIIILYMLTLVLVYIFCDSVIEYLPVSASLLSIIYFFNINIAISSNKIALPLENRINKHFFNLAYKKIRSFDKLVVVGITGSYGKTSTKFVTSTILQEKYKVIKTPESYNTPMGISKVINNDIHESHQIFVAELGATKIGDIKEIAELTNPNIAIITSIGPCHLESFGSIENIKKTKYEVIENLSDDGIAIFNYDNEYLIDLADKTKNKKLLYGTENIDKLDVYASDIIVDDGGSTFMLNIRNFGSIQCHTQLLGKHNILNILAGVCVATIFEMSLLEIKMGISRIISVKHRLQLIDPKTGILVIDDAFNSNPDGASAALEVLGQFENKRKIIITPGMVELGSVEYEENYKFGEKISTICDIVILVGKKRTMAILAGLRKNNFNLQNIYYSLSPQQTSSIIKDVTRPGDVILFENDLPDTYDEN
- a CDS encoding D-alanine--D-alanine ligase family protein; translated protein: MKKIIGILIGGKSVEHEVSIVTGLQVFDNIDREKYEPVMIYINSDGKWFIGKCLNNINNYKSKSLDDAIEVIPYGVNQRLVLVENCKKRRSLFSKNSKQVVIDIVFPAVHGTNCEDGTLHGFFQMNNIPCAFGNTLSSAIGMDKVIMKKIFKSDGLPIPDFTWFYNNEYIDNAQIVLDNAEKLGYPLIVKPSNLGSSVGINKASNRNELIFAIEVALSYDKKIIIEECIENAREINCAILGYENYLVSSMCEEPLGWKDFLTFEDKYMSGEKNSDIEKRKIPADIDTKATENIKKYAKQAFKSIDCEGNARIDFLYDGNNIYINEINTIPGSIAFYMWEYSQIKFSELITKILDIAEICNNDRASKIINYDIDLLNNMTKYNKCK